One segment of Grus americana isolate bGruAme1 chromosome 23, bGruAme1.mat, whole genome shotgun sequence DNA contains the following:
- the TRAPPC3 gene encoding trafficking protein particle complex subunit 3: MSRQAGRGTESKKMNSELFTLTYGALVTQLCKDYENDEDVNKQLDKMGYNIGVRLIEDFLARSNVGRCHDFRETADVIAKIAFKMYLGITPSITNWSPGGDEFSLILENNPLVDFVELPDNHSSLIYSNLLCGVLRGALEMVQMAVDVKFVQDTLKGDSVTEIRMKFIRRIEDNLPAGEE; encoded by the exons ATGTCGCGCCAGGCCGGCCGCGGCACCGAGAGCAAGAAAATG AACTCGGAGCTCTTCACGCTGACGTACGGCGCTCTGGTCACCCAGCTGTGCAAGGACTACGAGAATGATGAGGACGTCAACAAGCAGCTTGACAAAAT GGGTTACAACATAGGTGTTCGGCTAATAGAAGACTTTCTGGCCCGGTCCAATGTCGGAAGATGCCATGATTTCCGTGAAACTGCAGATGTTATTGCAAAG atagcatttaaaatgtacCTGGGCATCACTCCGAGCATCACCAACTGGAGTCCTGGAGGTGACGAGTTCTCCCTGATCTTGGAAAATAACCCCTTGGTGGACTTTGTTGAGCTCCCCGACAACCACTCATCTCTCATCTATTCCAACTTGTTGTGTGGAGTTCTGCGAGGAGCCCTGGAAATG GTTCAGATGGCTGTGGATGTAAAATTTGTCCAGGACACGCTGAAGGGTGACAGCGTCACAGAAATAAGAATGAAGTTCATCAGGCGGATTGAAGACAATCTTCCAGCTGGCGAAGAGTGA
- the LOC129195825 gene encoding uncharacterized protein LOC129195825, translating to MPRRVAPSSGRRSAVAPGAAVPGLAGLWAAAVLLCAALGAGPGRAQPFPFQDPALPWHRRLDDLLGRLSPAELVLQVARGGAMGNGPAPPVPRLGIAPYNWNTECLRGDAEAPGWATAFPQALGLAAAFSSELIYRVANATATEVRAKHNDFAAAGRYGDHTGLSCFSPVLNIMRHPLWGRNQETYGEDPFLSGELARSFVQGLQGQHPRYIKASAGCKHFSVHGGPENIPVSRLSFDAKVLERDWRTTFLPQFQACVRAGSYSFMCSYNRINGIPACANKKLLTDILRGEWGFEGYVVSDEGALELIMLGHHYTRTFLETAVASMNAGCNLELSYGMRNNVFMHIPQALAMGNISLQMLRDRVRPLFYTRMRLGEFDPPAMNPYSALDLSVVQSPEHRNLSLEAAVKSFVLLKNVRGTLPLRAQDLPGKRLAVVGPFADNPRVLFGDYAPVPEPRYIYTPRRGLETLPANVSFAAGCHEPRCQQYSRAEVVGAAGAADVVVVCLGTGTDVETEAKDRSDLSLPGHQLELLQDAVQAAAGHPVILLLFNAGPLDVSWAQGHEGVGAILACFFPAQATGLAIARVLLGEAGANPAGRLPATWPAGMHQVPPMENYTMEGRTYRYYGQDAPLYPFGYGLSYTTFQYRDLVLSPPVLPVCANLSVSMVLENTGQRDGEEVVQLYLRWEHSSVPVPRWQLVAFRRVAVPAGQETKLYFQVVAEQRAVWAQDWRLEPGTFTLFAGGQQPGQQMRAPSEVLSTRFTVTGAARPLRGC from the exons atGCCGCGCCGAGTCGCCCCCTCGTCCGGCCGGCGGAGCGCGGTGGCCCCCGGAGCGGCCgtgccggggctggcggggctcTGGGCCGCCGCCGTGCTGCTGTGCGCGGCGCTGGgtgccgggccgggccgagcgcAGCCCTTCCCGTTCCAGGACCCGGCCCTGCCCTGGCACCGCCGCCTCGATGACCTGCTGGGCCGGCTGAGCCCCGCCGAGCTGGTGCTGCAG GTGGCGCGGGGGGGCGCGATGGGGAACGGCCCCGCACCCCCCGTCCCGCGGCTGGGCATCGCGCCCTACAACTGGAACACGGAGTGTCTGCGGGGCGACGCGGAGGCGCCCGGCTGGGCCACGGCTTTTCCCCAGGCGCTGGGGCTCGCCGCCGCCTTCAG CTCCGAGCTCATCTACCGGGTGGCCAACGCCACCGCCACCGAGGTGAGAGCCAAGCACAACGACTTTGCCGCCGCCGGCCGCTACGGTGACCACACGGGGCTGAGCTGCTTCAGCCCCGTCCTGAACATCATGAGGCACCCGCTGTGGGGCAGGAACCAG GAGACCTACGGGGAGGACCCGTTCCTGAGCGGGGAGCTGGCCCGCAGCTTcgtgcaggggctgcagggccagCACCCCCGCTACATCAAGGCCAGCGCCGGCTGCAAGCACTTCAGCGTGCACGGGGGCCCCGAGAACATCCCCGTCTCCAGGCTCAGCTTCGATGCCAAG GTGCTGGAGCGGGACTGGCGCACCACCTTCCTGCCCCAGTTCCAGGCCTGCGTGCGTGCTGGCTCCTACAGCTTCATGTGCAGCTACAACAG AATCAATGGCATTCCCGCCTGCGCCAACAAGAAGCTGCTGACAGACATTCTGCGCGGCGAGTGGGGGTTCGAGGGCTACGTGGTGAGCGATGAGGGGGCCCTGGAGCTCATCATGCTGGGGCACCACTACACGCGAACTTTCCTGGAGACAGCAGTCG CCTCAATGAACGCTGGCTGCAACCTGGAGCTCTCCTACGGCATGAGGAACAACGTCTTCATGCACATCCCGCAGGCTCTGGCCATGGGCAACATCAGCCTGCAG ATGCTGCGTGACCGGGTCCGGCCCCTCTTCTACACGCGGATGCGGCTGGGGGAGTTCGACCCCCCGGCCATGAACCCCTACAGCGCCCTGGACCTGAGCGTCGTGCAGAGCCCTGAGCACCGCAACCTCTCGCTGGAAGCTGCCGTCAAGagctttgtgctgctgaagaaTGTGCGGGGGACGCTGCCCCTCCGGGCCCAGGACCTGCCCGGCAAGCGCCTCGCG GTGGTGGGTCCCTTCGCTGACAACCCCCGGGTGCTGTTCGGGGACTACGCCCCGGTGCCAGAGCCGCGGTACATCTACACTCCCCG GAGGGGGCTGGAGACGCTGCCGGCCAACGTCAGCTTCGCGGCAGGCTGCCATGAGCCGCGGTGCCAGCAGTACTCGCGGGCGGAAGTGGTGGGTGCGGCGGGGGCAGCCGATGTGGTGGTGGTCTGCCTGGGGACAG GGACAGATGTGGAGACAGAGGCGAAGGACCGGAGTGACCTGTCCCTGCCGGGCcaccagctggagctgctgcaggatgctgtgcaggcag CCGCCGGGCACCCCGTCATCCTGCTGCTGTTCAACGCGGGGCCCCTCGACGTGAGTTGGGCGCAGGGACACGAGGGCGTGGGGGCCATCCTGGCATGCTTCTTCCCCGCCCAGGCCACCGGCCTCGCCATTGCCAGGGTCCTTCTGGGCGAGGCAGGGGCCAACCCAGCTGGCAGGCTGCCGGCCACATGGCCCGCCGGCATGCACCAG GTGCCGCCGATGGAGAACTACACCATGGAGGGGCGGACGTACCGGTACTATGGGCAGGATGCCCCGCTTTACCCCTTCGGGTACGGGCTGTCCTACACCACCTTCCAGTACCGGGACCTGGTGCTGAGCCCCCCAGTGCTGCCTGTCTGTGCCAACCTCTCTGTGtccatggtgctggagaacaCGGGGCAGCGAGACGGCGAGGAG GTGGTGCAGCTGTACCTGCGGTGGGAGCACTCGTCCGTGCCGGTGCCCCGCTGGCAGCTGGTGGCTTTCCGTCGTGTGGCTGTGCCAGCCGGCCAGGAGACCAAGCTGTACTTCCAGGTGGTGGCCGAGCAGCGTGCTGTCTGGGCACAGGACTGGCGCCTCGAGCCCGGCACCTTCACCCTCTTTGCTGGTGGGCAGCAGCCGGGACAACAGATGCGGGCACCCTCGGAGGTGCTGAGCACGCGGTTCACTGTCACCGGTGCAGCCCGGCCCCTGCGCGGGTGCTAG